In Bacteroidota bacterium, the DNA window GTCACATCAGGAAATTGCCGACCGGTTGAACCTTAGCATCAAAACTATCGAGTCGCACGTCGAGCGGATCAAGAACAAGCTGGGGCTAAAAAGCGGGCGCGAGTTGCTTCGCCACGCCATGGAGTGGGTAATCAGAAACCAGGGACCTGTGGGTGTATCCTGACTGCAGGATGGCGGGGACCTAGTGTAGCTGTACGTTTCGGATAAACCTGCGGACAGCAAAAGCCGACCCTATCCAACCCAGCGCCACGCCGGCAAGGGTTACGCCAACCACAAGCACAATCGTAAGCACCCGGGAGAGCGCCAGTTGTGGCAGATAGGCGGATAAAAGCGAATAGACTCCTATTACGAGTATACTCGCCAGCATACCTGCAATTAAGCCCTGGAGCACCCCTTCCACAATAAACGGCCGGCGAATAAAAGTATCCGTTGCCCCTACAAGCTTCATCGTTCTTATCAGGAGCCGGCGGGCATAAATGGTTAAGCGAATCGTATTGGCTACCAGGAAAATTGCCGCCAGAATCACTATCGACCCAAGTACAAGGCCAGTGGAATTGAGCATATTCAGGTTCTGATGCACCTTCGCCAGCACAGGCTCGTTAAAAACAACCTCCCCTACCCGATTCCAGCTCTCAAACTCGGCAATCAGTGCGTTCAAACTGTCTGGATTTGTGTATCGCGATTCAACCTGCACCCGAATAGACGAAGGCAAAAACGGCTCGTCGAAAAACAATTCAGCCCCTTCACCAAATTCTTCCTGAAAGATCTGGGTTGCCTGATCCGGAGAAATGTAGTCGGCTTTCAGCACCCCAAAGGTGGCTGAAGCACGCTCATGCAAAGCGCGAGCACGCGCAACTTCGATGTTGTCATCGAGATACACTTCAAGTTCACCGGCACGTTCTCGCAACCACTCGGATACCTGCCCTGCCTGGTAGCTGAGAATGGCAAACAATCCGATCAGGACCAGGGCGACGGCCATGGCGCTTGTGGAGGTAAACGTAGCAAACTTTGCCCTGCGAAAGCCGGCAAGGCCTTCACGCAAACTATAAGGGAGAAAAGACACGATCAGAAAATGCTAATGGTTGATCAGGCGATGTAGCAAACATGCATATACATTCACGCACATACAATGCCTAATTTGCTCAGAAGTGCCCAGAAATCCAAATTTATTGGACATGGCGACCAGAATGGTCAGATAACCAGCAGTCGTTGCGAACGACACCGGGTAAAGAGTTGCAGCACCTACTGGCCAATTTCTGCTCTGGGATAAGAACCCAACACTTTAACATCTGCAGCGATCTCCCCAAGATGACCAAGCGCACGTTTCACGCGTTCCTCTTCAACGTTGCCCTGAAGATCGATATAGAACACATACTTCCCCGGGCTCCCGACAAGGGGCCGGCTCTCAATTTTAAACAAGTCCAGGTCTCTCAAGGCAAACACAGCCAGACTTTTGAATAATGCACCCGGCACATTCTCTTGTACAGCGTACATGACCGATGTCTTCATCGCTTCAGCTGGCAGCCCGGCAGGTACCGCGTGGGCAGCGCGATCCTGGGTTTGGAGCGCGAGGAACCGGGTGTAATTCTGGTGATCACTTTCAATACCACTGGCGAGAAAGTCGAGCCCGTATTTTTCGCCGGCGCGGTTGCTTGCAATAGCTGCATGGCCACGAATCTGCTGTTCGGCAACCATTTTGGCTGCACCTGCAGTATCGTAAGCAGGGACCACCTCGGCAGCCGAAAGATGCTCACGGATAAAATCCTGACACTGACCGAGCGCCTGGGGATGAGAATAGACGTGCGTAACTTCATCCAGTTTTACGCCTTTGTTTACAAGCAAATGATGCTGTATACGCAGGTGCCACTCGCCAGTAATCATCAGGTCGTGCCGGCGAAGCAGGTCGTAATTGACATGCACACTGCCAAAGAGTGAGTTCTCAATCGGGATCACACCACTGTCAACCTCACCGCTTTCGACGCTCCTAAACACGTCATCAAAAGAAACTTTCGGATGCACACCTGCACCGGGAAATAGCGCATGTACAGCCTCCTCGCTGTAAGCACCCAATTCGCCCTGAAAAGCCACTTTCATGTTAACACCCCTCCATCTGAAACTTACATTTTTTCGGGGGCAGAAATCCCAAGCATGGTCAGGCCATTGCGCAATACAATACGCGTGGCATCTGCCAGCTTCATGCGCGCTGAGGCCAAGGCCGGCTCTTCTCCAACGATGCGGCATGCATCATAAAAACGCGTAAAGTAGGTGGCCACCTCATTTAGGTAATTGATCAGCCGGTGCGGCTCTTTTGACAATGCTGCGCTCTCAAGCACGCGCGGCAGTTCCAATAAAGCCTTGATCAACGTTTCTTCAGCTTCATGCCCAAGCAGGGTCAGGTCGGCATCATCCGTAAAATCAAACCCTACCTCCGAAGCCTTGCGAATAATAGAGCAAATCCGGGCATGTGCATATTGCAGGTAAAAAACCGGATTCTTTTCGCGCGCCTGCTTGGCCAGATCCAGGTCAAACTCCAGGTGCGTGTTGGGGGAGCGCATGAGAAAAAAGAAACGCGTTACGTCTTCCCCCACTTCATCCATCAAATCATCCAGGGTTTCGTACGTGGCCTTGCGGGTGCTCAT includes these proteins:
- a CDS encoding permease-like cell division protein FtsX; protein product: MSFLPYSLREGLAGFRRAKFATFTSTSAMAVALVLIGLFAILSYQAGQVSEWLRERAGELEVYLDDNIEVARARALHERASATFGVLKADYISPDQATQIFQEEFGEGAELFFDEPFLPSSIRVQVESRYTNPDSLNALIAEFESWNRVGEVVFNEPVLAKVHQNLNMLNSTGLVLGSIVILAAIFLVANTIRLTIYARRLLIRTMKLVGATDTFIRRPFIVEGVLQGLIAGMLASILVIGVYSLLSAYLPQLALSRVLTIVLVVGVTLAGVALGWIGSAFAVRRFIRNVQLH
- the pheA gene encoding prephenate dehydratase yields the protein MKVAFQGELGAYSEEAVHALFPGAGVHPKVSFDDVFRSVESGEVDSGVIPIENSLFGSVHVNYDLLRRHDLMITGEWHLRIQHHLLVNKGVKLDEVTHVYSHPQALGQCQDFIREHLSAAEVVPAYDTAGAAKMVAEQQIRGHAAIASNRAGEKYGLDFLASGIESDHQNYTRFLALQTQDRAAHAVPAGLPAEAMKTSVMYAVQENVPGALFKSLAVFALRDLDLFKIESRPLVGSPGKYVFYIDLQGNVEEERVKRALGHLGEIAADVKVLGSYPRAEIGQ